The Bacteroidota bacterium genome contains the following window.
AACTGAACTTTGACAGCTACTATTTTTTCTGAACACCCCTGGTTCGGTGTTAGATATTCAACAAGCCTTTTGCTCGCCCAGGTCCTTCGTGAGACGCGGGCAAACATGGATGGGACAAGGCGCCTGATATGGCGCGCTAGTGATGATCGAGGATCTGGCCGTCGATGAGGGGGAATTTCTCGTTGATGAGCATAAAGGGGTTTCCGCTACAAATCACGCGGTAGGTGCGGCTGTTGAAGCGACCATCTGAACGGCTCCGTACGGCTGCCGGCAACTCCTCCATTTCTTCTCTGCCGTACCAGAGTACTTCACGCCGGGTTTCGAGCTTGTTCTTGATAAGCACGCGGCCAATGCCCTGTGGGTGAACCTTCAAGTCTTCGCGCACAGCGTCGGGCAACTGATCATGGACCAGCAGCGATACAGCATACGCAAAGAGGCGCTTGCTGTATTTACCTTCCAGAATCACCTGGCGTGTAATGACCGGTGTGCCGGCATCCACTTCAAGCCAGGGATGCCGGTCGGCCAGCTCTCTTGTATCCTGCTCCAGTAATTTCACCATGACAGGCTCCATTACATACGCCTCGATGAACTTTGTTACTGTTCCATCGATGGTAAGCAACGCGCGCTGGTAAGGCGTAAGCGTGCGTAGATTAATCTCACGCAAGTGCGCCGGTTTTTCGACTTGCGCCACCAGCAAATCACCAAGCGGATCAAAGCCGGCTCCGTTTATATCGGGGCTGATTGTAATTCGGCTTTCATCCAATCCTGCGGGGGCGCTGTCACCGGCACTACTCATGCGTTTCCTGCAATTTTTTCCTGAACTACGTTCGCGATATCCGCAAGGGTATCGAAGTAGTCTACACTCATTTCGAAGGTTTCAAACTTGATATCGTAGTGGTCTTCAAGAGAGGCAGCCAGTTCTACGATGGTGATCGAGTCAAGGATACCGCCGGTAATCAGTGCAGTGGCATCTTCCAATACTTCCATCTTTTTGGGAGGAATGAAGTCGCCCAGATATTTCTTGGTTACCGCCTTGATCTCGTCAATATTCTGTGTTACCGCTTCGCTCATTGTATTATTTAAATCTTGATTACGTAAAGAGAATGCTGTCCGGTACGGATCAGCCCATGCTGCTTTTTAATCTGTCGTAGCAGTTAATCCCAGTTGCAGTCGAGCATCTTCCTCGACCAGGGTTTTGTAAAGGGCATCAGCAATCAGTTTATGTCCGCGCTTGTTGAGATGGGTATCCCATGGCGCGAGATATACTGATTCAGCATCTACCCCCTGGTATGCTCCTTCTAGCGTAACAACATTGAAGCCAGATTCTTCAGCATAGCCTTTTAGGATTGGGTGCCATTCTTCATTGTATCCATCTACCTCCTCGGTGCTTGGCACAAAGAGTCCGATGATCGGAATCTGGTTGGCTTCGCTAAATTCACCCATTTTCTCAAAACTGGTGCGAATAATTTTATCGCCAAATGGATCGAGCCGGCGACGAGCTTCCTGGTGTGTGATATCTTTGGTCACACCCGCCTCAGCAAAAATATCGTTGAGGAACACGTACGATACGTCGCGCTTGTCCTGTGCCAACTTCTGCAACTGCATCAGGAGCCGGCGCTTTTCGGTAGAGTGAATCGCATAGATAATGGCATC
Protein-coding sequences here:
- a CDS encoding acyl carrier protein, giving the protein MSEAVTQNIDEIKAVTKKYLGDFIPPKKMEVLEDATALITGGILDSITIVELAASLEDHYDIKFETFEMSVDYFDTLADIANVVQEKIAGNA
- a CDS encoding chorismate pyruvate-lyase family protein, with amino-acid sequence MSSAGDSAPAGLDESRITISPDINGAGFDPLGDLLVAQVEKPAHLREINLRTLTPYQRALLTIDGTVTKFIEAYVMEPVMVKLLEQDTRELADRHPWLEVDAGTPVITRQVILEGKYSKRLFAYAVSLLVHDQLPDAVREDLKVHPQGIGRVLIKNKLETRREVLWYGREEMEELPAAVRSRSDGRFNSRTYRVICSGNPFMLINEKFPLIDGQILDHH